One segment of Bradyrhizobium sp. CB2312 DNA contains the following:
- a CDS encoding FUSC family protein gives MPVNAASAAVPRPLVFAGFPATAWAFALRVWLAMLLALYVSFWLELDSPSSSALTVAVLALPTRGQGLEKAGYRLVATAIGVVASIAIAGMFSQTDGLLLAVLGIWVGLCVYVAGMLDGNRAYAAALCCITVALVAIQQIDTPLQVFPTGVARGAAIGIGVLAVALVNEVLAAPNYHPVLARRIEALHGRVTDLAQAARPVSATAAASLLHDIAALRPEIASLVTESSIGTARTEAARSALVDLVSALSLGRMLAALPAASPDDIAGLIATSRSWLQAEISRKNAQVCTSLEALREGTRPDHAWRAPLYRSRRIAAETAARAAISFMLIALFFVLTGWPSTELCLTLVAAIIGLSSISPAPRIFALVAVTAMPIACALAGMLKYLIFNGVSEFQLLAIGLAPVVIGLALLISLPNPMLSSLGRLVLVFMIAVLAPTNPQSYDPEVFLVTSLFACLSAVLVFAAQMLLPPLSGDRRVRLLLGEAGRELNHLDRGRTRHLAPEEAAFRDAARIEQILTANGALPLDDQITANAMRYFDQAETLRRCCAELDRLRPGPLAGAAQDARVALVQRDGGTILASAEALREAAARSYPSANSAIAMLVAASSAFARSRSSSQGEQP, from the coding sequence ATGCCAGTAAACGCCGCCAGTGCTGCCGTGCCGCGTCCACTGGTCTTCGCCGGCTTCCCCGCGACCGCCTGGGCGTTCGCGCTGCGCGTTTGGCTGGCGATGCTCCTCGCGCTCTACGTCAGCTTCTGGCTCGAGCTGGACTCGCCGTCGTCGTCCGCCCTCACCGTGGCCGTCCTTGCCCTGCCGACACGCGGCCAGGGCTTGGAGAAGGCGGGTTACCGGCTGGTCGCAACAGCCATCGGCGTTGTGGCGTCCATCGCGATCGCGGGCATGTTTTCCCAGACCGACGGTCTCCTGCTCGCGGTGCTCGGTATCTGGGTGGGGCTCTGCGTCTATGTCGCGGGGATGCTGGACGGCAATCGCGCCTATGCGGCTGCACTCTGCTGCATCACCGTCGCCCTCGTCGCCATCCAACAGATCGACACGCCGTTGCAGGTATTCCCGACCGGCGTCGCACGCGGCGCCGCCATCGGCATCGGCGTCCTAGCGGTGGCGCTCGTGAACGAGGTTCTGGCCGCTCCGAACTACCATCCGGTGCTGGCAAGGCGCATCGAGGCGTTGCACGGCCGGGTCACGGATCTCGCGCAAGCGGCCAGGCCAGTCTCCGCAACGGCTGCCGCGAGCCTGCTGCATGACATCGCGGCACTGCGTCCGGAGATCGCGAGCCTTGTGACGGAATCGAGCATCGGCACGGCAAGGACAGAAGCTGCGCGCTCCGCGCTGGTCGACCTCGTCAGCGCGCTCTCGCTCGGCCGCATGCTCGCAGCGCTCCCCGCCGCTTCCCCGGATGATATAGCTGGGCTGATAGCGACGTCCCGATCCTGGCTCCAGGCCGAGATCAGCCGAAAGAACGCGCAGGTGTGCACCAGCCTCGAAGCCCTGCGTGAAGGGACACGCCCGGATCATGCATGGCGCGCGCCGCTCTACCGCTCGCGCCGCATCGCGGCAGAAACCGCCGCACGGGCCGCGATCTCGTTCATGCTGATCGCGCTCTTCTTCGTGCTGACGGGCTGGCCGAGCACCGAGCTCTGCCTCACGCTCGTCGCAGCGATCATCGGCCTCAGCTCGATCTCGCCCGCGCCACGAATCTTCGCGCTGGTGGCGGTGACGGCGATGCCGATCGCGTGCGCGCTGGCAGGCATGCTGAAATATCTCATCTTCAACGGCGTGTCCGAATTTCAATTGCTGGCGATCGGTCTTGCGCCTGTCGTCATCGGCCTCGCGCTGCTGATCTCATTGCCGAACCCGATGCTGTCGTCCCTCGGCCGACTCGTCCTGGTGTTCATGATCGCCGTCCTCGCACCGACCAATCCGCAGAGCTACGACCCCGAGGTATTCCTGGTGACCAGTCTCTTTGCCTGCCTGTCCGCGGTGCTCGTGTTTGCCGCGCAAATGCTGCTGCCGCCCCTATCCGGCGACCGGCGGGTACGGCTGCTGCTGGGAGAGGCCGGGCGCGAGCTGAACCATCTCGACCGCGGACGAACCCGACACCTCGCGCCGGAAGAAGCCGCGTTTCGCGACGCGGCTCGGATCGAACAGATCCTGACCGCAAACGGCGCCTTGCCTCTCGATGATCAGATCACGGCCAACGCGATGCGCTATTTCGATCAGGCTGAGACCTTGCGGCGTTGCTGCGCCGAACTGGACCGGCTGCGACCTGGTCCCCTCGCCGGAGCAGCACAGGACGCACGAGTGGCTCTTGTCCAGCGCGACGGCGGCACCATCCTCGCTTCTGCCGAGGCGTTGCGCGAGGCGGCAGCGCGAAGCTACCCGTCCGCCAACTCTGCCATCGCCATGCTGGTTGCGGCGAGCAGCGCATTCGCACGGTCACGATCTTCAAGCCAGGGCGAACAGCCATGA
- a CDS encoding DUF1656 domain-containing protein, translating into MTNTYRELVVGGVLIAPIVSYAAVALLAFLLLRPLLRFVGFASWFSTPSLAELSLYVAMFGLLALFF; encoded by the coding sequence ATGACGAACACCTATCGGGAGCTCGTCGTCGGCGGCGTGCTCATCGCCCCCATCGTCTCCTACGCGGCGGTTGCGTTGCTCGCGTTCCTGCTGCTCCGCCCGCTGCTGCGTTTCGTCGGATTCGCAAGCTGGTTCAGCACCCCCTCGCTGGCCGAGCTCAGTCTCTACGTCGCGATGTTCGGCCTGCTCGCACTGTTCTTCTAG
- a CDS encoding HlyD family secretion protein: protein MDAAFPRDNAARHGEQSVEVQADAADTTDGPGIPETVARDTRDRAAENDRPQEQAMSSSRLPRKAVIRFVRAAGRHLATLGIALIAVLIAVATWQHYVTAPWTRNGSVRVQVANVAPQVAGKIVELRVADNQFVHKGDVLYVIDPFDFEVAVRVDKALMDQRAADLVVKQAEFDRRQHLSDLATTPEEQQIFAGNAAQAKAAYEAAAHQLAQAELNLKRTSVVSPVDGYVTNLLLRAGDYAVTGVSNVSVIDSNSFWIDGYFEETKMARVCIGDRAEAQLVGYPRPILGHVTTVTRGISVSNAATGTQGLPNVDPIYTWVRLAQRVPVRLAIDAVPPDVPLVSGMTATVTIRQPPTRGAQSWFGRFRTSFVDPVSDVFGAGLPPRPNCLQAASQQRHEVDVLPYTREPAVPPADKIAPGLTPGIDASPRRP, encoded by the coding sequence ATGGACGCCGCCTTTCCCCGGGATAACGCCGCGCGCCACGGCGAACAATCAGTTGAAGTCCAGGCCGATGCCGCCGACACCACAGACGGCCCGGGCATACCGGAGACCGTGGCGCGAGATACCCGCGATCGCGCTGCGGAGAACGACCGGCCGCAGGAACAGGCCATGTCCTCATCGAGGCTGCCGCGCAAAGCGGTGATCCGTTTCGTCCGCGCTGCTGGCAGGCATCTTGCGACCCTCGGCATCGCACTGATCGCGGTCCTGATCGCGGTTGCGACCTGGCAGCACTACGTCACCGCGCCCTGGACGCGGAACGGCAGCGTTCGTGTCCAGGTCGCCAACGTGGCGCCACAGGTCGCGGGCAAGATCGTGGAGCTGCGCGTGGCCGACAACCAGTTCGTCCACAAGGGCGACGTCCTCTACGTGATCGACCCCTTCGACTTCGAGGTGGCCGTCCGCGTCGACAAGGCGCTAATGGACCAGCGGGCCGCGGATCTCGTCGTGAAGCAGGCCGAGTTCGACCGGCGCCAGCATCTGTCGGATCTTGCGACGACCCCCGAAGAGCAGCAGATCTTCGCGGGCAATGCGGCGCAGGCGAAAGCCGCCTACGAGGCGGCGGCGCACCAGCTCGCGCAGGCGGAGCTGAATCTGAAGCGCACCAGCGTGGTTAGTCCCGTCGACGGCTATGTCACCAACCTCCTGCTGCGCGCGGGCGACTATGCCGTCACCGGCGTCAGCAACGTTTCCGTCATCGATTCCAACAGCTTCTGGATCGACGGCTATTTCGAGGAAACCAAGATGGCGCGGGTCTGCATCGGCGATCGTGCCGAAGCGCAACTGGTCGGTTATCCCAGGCCGATACTCGGACATGTGACGACCGTGACGCGCGGCATCAGCGTGTCGAACGCCGCCACGGGCACGCAGGGCCTGCCCAACGTCGATCCGATCTACACCTGGGTGCGGCTGGCGCAGCGTGTACCGGTTCGCCTCGCCATCGATGCGGTTCCGCCGGATGTCCCGCTCGTCTCCGGCATGACAGCGACAGTGACGATCCGGCAGCCCCCAACGAGGGGGGCCCAAAGCTGGTTCGGGCGGTTCCGCACGAGCTTCGTCGATCCCGTCTCCGATGTGTTCGGCGCGGGGCTACCGCCCCGTCCGAACTGCCTGCAGGCGGCATCACAGCAGCGCCACGAGGTGGACGTGCTCCCCTATACGCGCGAGCCAGCGGTTCCGCCGGCAGACAAGATCGCACCGGGCCTCACACCCGGCATCGACGCCTCGCCACGCCGGCCCTGA
- a CDS encoding acyltransferase domain-containing protein, which translates to MSLAILCSGQGRQHREMFALTGDAPEAAHLFAHAATLLGGKDPRDFVRTEPDEALHRNRAGQILCTLQALAAAAALGDAIPRGVIIAGYSVGEVAAWGVGGLFDAILTLDLVARRAEVMDAATHAGDRLIFVRGLSREQVARLCERHGAAIAIVNPGDAFVIGGGREALDRIAADARAMHAARIVALPVEVASHTPRLAGASTVFREALGRVPVAFPPRTGGRILSGIDAAPVVSLESGLDKLAAQISHTVQWADCLQACVEAGATGFLELGPGHALSAMVAGIDTGLPARSLDDFRSLQGVRAWIAHRLGA; encoded by the coding sequence ATGTCGCTCGCGATTCTGTGCTCGGGACAAGGCAGGCAGCACCGGGAGATGTTCGCCCTCACCGGCGATGCGCCGGAAGCCGCGCACCTGTTTGCACACGCCGCGACATTGCTGGGCGGCAAGGATCCGCGCGATTTCGTCCGCACAGAGCCCGACGAGGCCCTGCATCGCAACCGCGCTGGCCAGATTCTGTGTACCCTGCAGGCGCTCGCCGCGGCAGCCGCGCTCGGCGATGCCATTCCACGCGGTGTGATCATTGCCGGTTACAGCGTCGGCGAGGTCGCGGCCTGGGGCGTTGGAGGCCTGTTCGACGCGATCCTCACGCTTGACCTCGTCGCGCGCCGCGCAGAGGTCATGGATGCGGCGACGCACGCTGGCGACAGGCTGATCTTCGTCCGCGGGCTATCGCGAGAGCAGGTCGCTCGTCTTTGCGAGCGCCATGGCGCAGCCATCGCCATCGTCAATCCGGGCGACGCCTTCGTCATCGGCGGCGGCCGCGAGGCGCTGGACAGGATTGCGGCAGACGCGCGGGCGATGCACGCTGCGAGGATCGTTGCGTTGCCGGTCGAGGTCGCCTCCCACACCCCGCGGCTCGCCGGAGCGTCCACCGTATTTCGTGAAGCCTTGGGTCGCGTGCCGGTGGCGTTTCCGCCCAGGACCGGCGGGCGCATTCTGAGCGGGATCGATGCCGCTCCGGTCGTCTCGCTCGAGAGCGGCCTCGACAAGCTTGCCGCGCAGATATCGCACACTGTGCAATGGGCCGATTGCCTGCAAGCCTGCGTCGAAGCCGGTGCGACAGGATTTCTCGAGCTCGGTCCGGGGCACGCGCTGAGCGCGATGGTCGCGGGCATCGACACCGGACTGCCGGCGCGCTCGCTGGATGATTTCAGAAGTCTGCAGGGCGTGCGCGCCTGGATCGCGCACCGACTCGGCGCCTAG
- a CDS encoding AEC family transporter — translation MTSNVILMALVPVFFVLLLGFVAGKARIADNGHVEGLNALVMDFALPASLFAATASAPRDRITDQAPVFLVFGLTMLIIYLAWYWFERTFFVVRRSDAAVQALTVGFPNLAGVGLPILSTVLGPAGVVPVAVALATGSVLVSPLTLVIAEMSASKTRGADAPASPVLTAIRRALVKPVVWAPALGVVLSLFGMNLNPLVHSCLTLIGNAAAGVALFLTGLVLSAQSLRLDWRVIAATGAADVLRPLLAVAIVYGFHLAPDVAKTAILLAALPSGFFGILFAVNYRLDSATVGSMVIASTAFSVVTLAIAIAAFFPR, via the coding sequence ATGACGTCGAACGTCATCCTGATGGCGCTGGTGCCGGTCTTCTTCGTGCTGCTGCTGGGGTTCGTTGCAGGCAAGGCCCGCATCGCCGACAACGGTCACGTCGAAGGTCTCAATGCGCTGGTGATGGATTTCGCCCTGCCGGCCTCGCTATTCGCCGCGACCGCATCGGCCCCGCGCGACCGGATCACCGACCAGGCTCCGGTCTTCCTCGTGTTCGGCCTGACAATGCTGATCATCTATCTCGCTTGGTACTGGTTCGAGCGCACCTTCTTCGTGGTGAGGAGGTCCGACGCTGCGGTGCAGGCCCTGACGGTCGGCTTTCCGAATCTTGCCGGCGTCGGTCTACCGATCCTGTCGACCGTGCTCGGGCCGGCTGGCGTCGTTCCGGTCGCCGTCGCGCTGGCAACCGGATCGGTCCTCGTCAGCCCCCTGACCCTCGTGATCGCCGAAATGAGCGCCAGCAAGACCCGCGGCGCCGATGCACCGGCGTCGCCGGTTCTCACGGCCATCCGGCGCGCGCTCGTCAAGCCGGTGGTGTGGGCACCCGCGCTCGGCGTGGTGCTCTCGTTGTTCGGCATGAATCTCAATCCCCTTGTCCATTCCTGTCTCACTCTGATCGGGAACGCGGCTGCAGGTGTCGCCTTGTTCCTGACCGGTCTCGTTCTGTCGGCCCAGTCGCTCCGCCTGGATTGGAGAGTGATTGCCGCAACGGGAGCGGCGGACGTCCTGCGTCCACTGCTGGCCGTCGCGATCGTCTACGGCTTTCACCTCGCACCCGATGTCGCGAAGACGGCAATTCTGCTCGCGGCATTGCCTTCGGGCTTCTTCGGGATTTTGTTTGCCGTCAATTACCGGCTGGATTCCGCGACGGTCGGCTCCATGGTCATCGCCAGCACCGCGTTCAGCGTCGTGACCCTGGCGATTGCGATCGCAGCGTTCTTTCCCCGTTAG